In Synechococcus sp. KORDI-52, one genomic interval encodes:
- the chlP gene encoding geranylgeranyl reductase codes for MLRVAVIGGGPSGSCAAEILAKAGIKTWLFERKLDNAKPCGGAIPLCMVEEFDLPDDIIDRKVRNMKMISPSNREVDIKLDPLGYDENAYIGMCRREVFDAFLRNRAAELGTTLINGLVQKIDTGTDRQGPYTIHYADYSGGGPTGEQKTLAVDLIIGADGANSRVAKAMDAGDYNVAIAFQERIKLPAEEMTYYEDLAEMYVGTDVSPDFYAWVFPKYDHVAVGTGTMQQNQSLIKGLQRGIRERANKRLFQGEVIKVEAHPIPEHPRPRRVVGRMALVGDAAGYVTKSSGEGIYFAAKSGRMCAEAIVEISNNGASIPTEKQIKSTYLKRWDRKYGATYAVLDILQRIFYRNDAAREAFVEMCDDKDVQKLTFDSYLYKRVVMMNPWQQIKLTLRTLGSLIRGEALAPSDYNPVPSAVGRSDGDFLAEKAAQQIKAQADESKGSESKEKAGVS; via the coding sequence ATGTTGCGAGTAGCGGTGATCGGCGGTGGCCCCAGCGGCTCCTGTGCTGCCGAAATTCTTGCCAAGGCTGGAATCAAGACTTGGCTGTTCGAGCGCAAACTCGACAACGCCAAACCCTGTGGTGGAGCCATTCCACTCTGCATGGTCGAAGAGTTCGACCTGCCTGACGACATCATCGACCGCAAGGTCCGCAACATGAAGATGATTTCCCCTTCCAACAGGGAGGTGGATATCAAACTGGATCCTCTCGGCTACGACGAAAATGCCTACATCGGCATGTGCCGTCGCGAGGTGTTCGATGCCTTCCTGCGTAACAGGGCCGCTGAGCTGGGAACAACCCTGATCAACGGCCTGGTGCAGAAGATCGACACCGGGACGGACCGTCAGGGCCCGTACACGATCCACTACGCGGATTACAGCGGTGGTGGCCCCACAGGCGAGCAGAAGACCCTGGCTGTGGATCTGATCATCGGTGCCGATGGCGCCAACTCCCGGGTCGCGAAAGCCATGGACGCCGGTGATTACAACGTGGCCATCGCCTTCCAGGAACGGATCAAGCTTCCTGCTGAAGAGATGACCTATTACGAAGACCTAGCTGAGATGTACGTCGGCACGGACGTCTCGCCAGACTTTTATGCGTGGGTGTTCCCCAAATACGACCACGTTGCCGTGGGAACGGGAACCATGCAGCAGAACCAGAGCCTGATCAAGGGTCTGCAGAGGGGCATCCGTGAGCGGGCCAACAAACGTCTGTTCCAGGGCGAGGTGATCAAGGTGGAAGCCCATCCGATCCCTGAACACCCGCGTCCGCGTCGGGTCGTGGGTCGTATGGCGCTTGTGGGAGACGCCGCGGGCTACGTCACCAAGAGCTCCGGGGAAGGAATTTATTTCGCTGCCAAGAGCGGCCGGATGTGTGCCGAAGCCATCGTGGAAATCTCCAACAACGGCGCCTCCATCCCCACTGAGAAGCAGATCAAGTCGACTTACCTCAAGCGCTGGGACCGCAAATACGGCGCCACCTATGCAGTGCTCGACATCCTGCAGCGAATTTTCTACCGCAACGATGCTGCCCGGGAAGCCTTCGTTGAAATGTGCGACGACAAGGACGTGCAGAAGCTGACCTTCGACAGCTACCTGTACAAGCGAGTGGTGATGATGAACCCCTGGCAACAGATCAAGCTCACCCTCCGCACCCTGGGCAGCCTGATTCGGGGCGAGGCTCTGGCTCCGTCCGACTACAACCCTGTTCCTTCGGCCGTTGGCCGTTCCGACGGTGATTTCCTGGCGGAGAAAGCAGCCCAGCAGATCAAGGCTCAGGCTGACGAATCCAAGGGTTCAGAGTCGAAAGAGAAGGCCGGCGTCTCCTGA
- a CDS encoding D-alanyl-D-alanine carboxypeptidase family protein → MVRASSARRTQREDIPVARRTRQPRQRQGNGAAGLLFGFVLVCVATLVVVMVAPTLLSRRQPSQSLEISGFRERPDADGRLLGHFPYGEADADQLVVFQPGIELNVEAADALDSMMRSASADGVDLRLLSGFRSLDLQESIFFDVASERNQTAEERAQVSAPPGYSEHSTGYAVDLGDGRFPETNLSQSFQDTDAFRWLQDHAARYHFVLSFPEGNKQGVMYEPWHWRFQGNADALRLFEPASRFSRRDL, encoded by the coding sequence TTGGTTCGGGCCTCCTCTGCGCGACGCACCCAGCGGGAGGACATTCCGGTCGCCCGTCGAACCCGACAGCCTCGTCAACGCCAGGGGAATGGCGCAGCAGGCTTGCTGTTCGGGTTTGTTCTCGTTTGCGTTGCGACCCTGGTGGTGGTGATGGTGGCCCCCACCCTGTTGTCCCGTCGTCAGCCTTCGCAGAGCCTCGAGATTTCAGGTTTTCGTGAACGTCCTGATGCTGATGGTCGTCTGTTGGGTCACTTTCCTTATGGAGAGGCCGATGCCGATCAACTGGTGGTGTTTCAGCCTGGAATTGAGCTGAATGTTGAGGCCGCCGATGCCCTCGACTCGATGATGCGTTCCGCCTCTGCTGACGGGGTTGATCTTCGACTGCTCAGTGGATTCCGCTCTCTGGATCTTCAGGAATCCATCTTTTTTGATGTGGCTTCCGAACGGAACCAAACGGCAGAAGAACGCGCTCAAGTGTCGGCTCCACCGGGCTACTCCGAACACAGCACCGGATATGCCGTCGATCTCGGCGATGGCCGTTTCCCTGAGACCAACCTGTCTCAGAGTTTTCAGGATACCGACGCCTTTCGTTGGCTGCAGGACCACGCCGCTCGCTATCACTTTGTTCTGTCGTTCCCCGAGGGCAATAAACAGGGTGTGATGTATGAACCCTGGCATTGGCGTTTTCAGGGCAATGCGGATGCGTTGCGTTTGTTTGAGCCGGCCAGTCGGTTCTCCAGGCGGGATCTTTGA
- the lptB gene encoding LPS export ABC transporter ATP-binding protein → MTLELSNVSITLGGRQLVKDLDLNLSPGEVVGLLGPNGAGKTTTFNLVIGLLFPDQGDVILDGQRVNDLPMPERARLGMGYLPQESSVFRNLTVRENLDIALEQIDLSQEQRRDRRQQLIEDFHLTGFINRRGFQLSGGERRRCEVARALASGVNGPLYLLLDEPFAGVDPLAVADLQLLIEGLRSRGMGILITDHNVRETLATTDRAYILNDGAVLAAGRSDQVAADPQVRRYYLGEGFQL, encoded by the coding sequence ATGACCCTGGAACTGTCGAATGTCTCCATCACCCTTGGTGGCCGCCAGTTGGTGAAGGATCTGGATCTGAATCTCTCCCCCGGCGAGGTGGTTGGCCTGTTGGGTCCCAACGGCGCCGGAAAAACCACGACTTTCAATCTGGTGATCGGCCTGCTTTTCCCCGATCAGGGCGACGTGATTCTTGATGGCCAGCGGGTCAACGATCTGCCTATGCCGGAACGGGCGCGTCTTGGAATGGGGTATCTGCCCCAGGAGTCCAGCGTATTCCGTAACCTCACGGTGCGCGAAAACCTCGATATCGCCCTGGAACAGATTGATCTCAGCCAGGAGCAACGGCGGGATCGGCGCCAGCAGCTGATTGAAGACTTTCACCTCACTGGGTTCATCAACCGCCGCGGTTTTCAACTCTCCGGTGGAGAACGTCGCCGTTGCGAGGTGGCCCGAGCCCTTGCTTCCGGTGTCAATGGACCGTTGTATCTCCTTCTAGATGAACCCTTCGCGGGGGTTGATCCCCTTGCGGTGGCCGATCTTCAGCTTTTGATTGAGGGGCTGAGGTCGCGGGGTATGGGCATCCTGATCACTGATCACAATGTGCGCGAAACTCTGGCCACCACAGACCGTGCCTACATCCTCAACGATGGAGCCGTGTTGGCTGCAGGTCGCTCGGATCAGGTTGCGGCTGATCCTCAGGTCCGTCGTTACTACCTCGGCGAGGGATTCCAACTGTGA
- a CDS encoding U32 family peptidase yields MNVPELLSPAGDWAAMRAAVASGADAVYFGVNAFNARQRAENFRLQDLPEVMQWLHQRGVKGFLTFNVLVFSDELEAASQLLIAADRAGVDAVIVQDVGLCRLAQRLVPNLCVHGSTQMSITSAAGIAQAAALGCQRVVLARELALRDLERLQTQLAKRNLAMPLEVFVHGALCVAYSGQCLTSESLGQRSANRGECAQACRLPYEMVVDGEAHALEDQRYLLSPQDLAAWELLPELQRIGVASLKIEGRLKDAAYVSAVTDAYRQRLDQTSASVPQVKRQLELAFSRGLSTGWLEGINHRRLVHGRWSKKRGPLLGKLLRVERGGWLHLRSREQLQPGQGLVLEQLSSDPLQPPREIGGRIMVCERMGDERWKLRLGPERVNGSGLRPGASVWLTSDPGWQSRWQRAARRTVEARSRDLALRVSGRLDAPLELHVLEPQGLDLKLCSAMPLQSASQRPLDRERLQQQLGRLGGTSWSLQHLEVQLEGDLFLPVAELNRMRRALLERLEASRADPSDSGPDRPLTAPPDAKQLLARMCPPSAASISEAKPGLVVLVRSLEQLQALVDLSAEGLPISSVVADLEQPRELREAVAIGRGCWADGLWLAGARITRPDERWTLEPLIRARPDGFLVRNADQLEVLTPLAPCIGDFSLNTANPLSFNWYRDHWNLQRLTVSYDLNLQQLLDLAAAVDPALLEVTLHQHMPLFHMEHCLFCAFLSDGKDHTDCGRPCEKHHVTLRDRSGVEHPLRADLGCRNTLFNGTAQSGVEALPSLLRAGVRRIRLELLDEDAAATQRRVVLYAEALAGRMATQEVWSQEKIHHQLGVTRGSLRSKGPERTSRFSR; encoded by the coding sequence TTGAACGTCCCTGAACTGCTCTCCCCTGCTGGCGACTGGGCTGCGATGAGGGCGGCCGTCGCCTCAGGTGCCGATGCGGTCTATTTCGGTGTCAATGCCTTCAATGCCCGTCAGCGGGCCGAAAATTTTCGACTGCAAGATCTTCCTGAGGTGATGCAGTGGCTGCATCAGCGTGGGGTGAAAGGTTTCCTCACCTTCAACGTGTTGGTGTTCAGCGATGAATTGGAGGCAGCGTCTCAGTTGCTGATCGCTGCAGACCGGGCGGGGGTGGATGCGGTGATCGTCCAGGACGTGGGGCTCTGTCGCTTGGCCCAGCGGCTGGTGCCGAACCTCTGTGTGCACGGCTCAACCCAGATGTCGATCACCAGTGCAGCGGGGATTGCCCAGGCTGCTGCACTCGGTTGTCAGCGGGTGGTGCTGGCCCGGGAGCTGGCCCTTCGTGATCTTGAGCGCCTGCAGACACAACTGGCCAAGCGGAACCTTGCGATGCCGTTGGAGGTGTTCGTGCACGGCGCTCTTTGCGTCGCCTATTCCGGTCAGTGTCTGACCAGTGAATCCCTTGGGCAGCGCAGTGCCAATCGAGGTGAATGTGCCCAGGCCTGTCGCCTGCCTTACGAAATGGTGGTGGATGGTGAAGCCCACGCCCTTGAAGACCAGCGCTATCTCCTGTCGCCTCAGGACCTGGCGGCCTGGGAGCTGCTGCCGGAGTTGCAGCGGATCGGTGTGGCCAGCCTCAAAATTGAAGGGCGTTTGAAGGACGCGGCCTATGTGTCAGCTGTCACTGACGCCTATCGGCAGCGCCTGGATCAAACCTCCGCATCGGTTCCGCAGGTGAAACGTCAGCTCGAGCTGGCGTTTTCCCGGGGTCTGTCCACTGGTTGGCTGGAAGGGATAAATCATCGCCGCTTGGTGCATGGCCGCTGGAGCAAGAAGCGCGGCCCGCTTCTCGGGAAGTTGCTGCGGGTTGAACGGGGTGGTTGGTTGCATCTGCGCAGCCGGGAACAGCTGCAACCCGGCCAGGGCCTTGTGCTGGAACAGCTGTCGTCCGACCCCCTGCAGCCGCCTCGGGAGATCGGTGGCCGGATCATGGTGTGTGAGCGGATGGGCGACGAACGCTGGAAGCTGCGCTTAGGGCCCGAGCGTGTGAATGGCTCTGGCTTGAGACCTGGCGCCTCGGTCTGGCTCACCAGTGACCCCGGCTGGCAATCCCGTTGGCAGCGTGCTGCGCGCCGCACGGTGGAGGCTCGGTCCCGGGATCTGGCCCTGAGGGTGTCCGGACGGCTGGATGCACCGCTGGAGTTGCACGTGCTGGAGCCCCAGGGATTGGATTTGAAGCTCTGCAGCGCCATGCCGCTGCAGAGCGCTTCGCAGCGCCCGCTGGACCGGGAACGGCTCCAGCAGCAATTGGGGCGGCTCGGAGGAACCAGCTGGTCGCTTCAGCATCTGGAGGTGCAGCTGGAGGGCGATCTTTTTCTGCCGGTGGCGGAACTGAACCGCATGCGCAGGGCCCTGCTGGAGCGGTTGGAGGCCTCGCGAGCCGATCCATCGGACTCAGGCCCTGATCGTCCACTTACAGCACCGCCTGATGCCAAGCAGCTTCTGGCTCGAATGTGTCCCCCCTCTGCCGCATCGATCAGCGAGGCCAAGCCAGGCTTGGTGGTTCTGGTGCGCAGCTTGGAGCAGTTGCAGGCGCTGGTGGATCTTTCCGCAGAGGGTCTGCCGATCTCGTCTGTGGTGGCGGATCTTGAGCAGCCTCGGGAGCTGCGGGAAGCGGTGGCGATCGGGCGCGGCTGCTGGGCGGATGGTCTCTGGTTGGCCGGAGCACGGATCACCCGGCCTGACGAACGCTGGACCCTTGAGCCTCTGATTCGTGCCCGCCCCGACGGCTTCCTGGTGCGCAATGCCGATCAGCTGGAGGTGCTGACGCCGCTGGCCCCCTGCATCGGCGACTTTTCCCTCAACACCGCCAATCCCCTGAGTTTCAACTGGTATCGCGACCACTGGAATCTGCAGCGGCTCACGGTCAGTTATGACCTCAACCTTCAGCAACTGTTGGATCTGGCGGCTGCCGTTGATCCGGCTCTGCTGGAGGTCACCCTGCATCAGCACATGCCGTTGTTCCACATGGAGCATTGCCTGTTCTGTGCGTTCCTCTCGGACGGCAAGGACCACACCGATTGCGGTCGTCCCTGTGAGAAGCACCACGTCACCCTGCGGGACCGCAGCGGCGTTGAACATCCCTTGCGGGCTGATCTGGGTTGTCGCAACACCCTTTTCAATGGGACGGCGCAATCGGGCGTTGAGGCGCTTCCGTCACTGCTGCGAGCGGGCGTGCGCAGGATCCGGCTTGAACTTCTCGATGAGGATGCCGCCGCCACCCAACGCCGGGTTGTTCTCTACGCCGAGGCCTTGGCCGGTCGGATGGCCACCCAGGAGGTCTGGTCCCAGGAGAAGATCCACCACCAGCTCGGCGTCACCCGCGGCAGCTTGCGCAGCAAGGGTCCGGAGCGCACCAGTCGATTCTCACGTTGA
- a CDS encoding LptA/OstA family protein, with the protein MLHPRGPWVLLPLLAALCPLLPLQAQQAAEAGVITIESDLQSADNSTGVVTATGNVRLVHADRGLVATSRQAQYFTEEDRIVLSGDVDVIQADGNSLRADRFTYLLGDGRAIASPVPGQQVFSQWSLQPSQPVLNPAPVTNPVAP; encoded by the coding sequence ATGCTCCATCCCAGGGGCCCTTGGGTCTTGCTGCCTCTTCTGGCTGCACTTTGTCCTCTGTTGCCTCTCCAAGCTCAACAAGCTGCCGAGGCCGGCGTCATCACGATTGAATCCGATCTGCAGTCAGCAGATAACAGCACAGGTGTGGTCACCGCCACTGGCAACGTTCGCTTGGTACACGCCGACCGCGGACTTGTGGCCACAAGCCGTCAAGCGCAGTACTTCACGGAAGAGGATCGGATTGTGCTGAGTGGAGATGTCGACGTGATCCAGGCCGACGGCAATTCTCTGCGTGCCGATCGTTTCACCTATCTCCTCGGGGATGGTCGGGCCATTGCAAGTCCTGTTCCGGGTCAGCAGGTGTTCAGTCAGTGGTCGCTTCAACCCAGCCAGCCTGTGTTGAATCCTGCACCCGTGACCAATCCAGTGGCCCCATGA
- a CDS encoding DUF309 domain-containing protein has protein sequence MPQADPRFQQGLELFNAGEWYAAHDLFEELWHETTDPERRSLQGILQVAVAQLHLQRGNRRGATILFGEALGRLKRPGTPDLGLDLEGLCCAAQQRLEALQHEGDPESCTVPVLQIKP, from the coding sequence ATGCCGCAGGCGGATCCCCGCTTTCAGCAGGGCCTCGAGCTCTTCAACGCCGGTGAGTGGTACGCCGCTCATGATCTGTTTGAAGAGCTCTGGCATGAAACGACTGATCCGGAGCGGCGCAGTCTGCAAGGGATCCTTCAGGTGGCTGTCGCCCAGTTGCATCTGCAACGGGGAAACCGACGGGGTGCAACGATCTTGTTCGGTGAAGCTCTTGGACGTCTGAAACGTCCTGGGACTCCTGATCTGGGCCTGGATCTTGAAGGGCTTTGCTGTGCGGCGCAGCAGCGCCTCGAAGCACTTCAGCACGAGGGTGATCCCGAGTCATGCACTGTCCCCGTTCTGCAGATCAAGCCCTGA
- the glyS gene encoding glycine--tRNA ligase subunit beta — protein sequence MTATFLLEIGTEELPADFVRQALDQLQQRVSRDLREARLGHGAVSVFGTPRRLVVSVAELEDRQPDLQEDRKGPPVAQAFKDGIPGPAAIGFAKRCGVDPSQLEQRETPKGPCVFATVLTPGQASVELLQGLIPQWIDALQGRRFMRWGTGAQRFSRPIRWLLALKGSELIPVVLDGADPEVRSDRFSRAHRLHGDEPLSIASAEQFADTLAAAGVVVDRAERAKRIRTSLDQSAQAANGSPDCPESLFEELVDLVEDPRILEGTIAERFLQLPPEVISTVMQAHQRYVPLQVPGLEADPLRLNAEAVLRPQFLLVGNGLATASSMIVRGNERVLGARLADAEFFLDVDRRQSSASRREALDRVTFAEGLGSLLDRSERIERLTDLLLKQLGLDQSVADAAQRAAHFCKNDLVSQMVGEFPELQGLMGGKYLLEEGEPRDVALAVVEHYLPRGAGDDLPATAAGAVVAVAERLELLLSIFAKGERPTGSSDPYALRRAGNGVLQILWGMGWRLDLMAFLSNAVAAWAALFPAFAVDASQLHNDLCQLMRQRIVSQLEDDGYAPDLVQAVAGEAVSNARLLSDPLDVKQRIQLLRDLRDSGQLDAVQAVVQRAAKLAEKGELERAQLVASDVVQPERFESTSEQDLFAALEQLQPLAQQRSYQALADALVAATPVLQAFFDGDTSVMVMVEDGALRLNRLNLLAVLRNQASVLAEFESIQSK from the coding sequence GTGACGGCAACCTTTCTTCTGGAAATCGGCACCGAAGAGCTTCCTGCTGATTTCGTCAGGCAAGCGCTTGATCAGCTGCAGCAGCGGGTCAGTCGTGATCTGCGTGAGGCAAGGCTGGGCCATGGAGCGGTGTCGGTGTTCGGCACCCCCCGGCGATTGGTGGTCTCCGTCGCTGAGCTGGAGGACCGCCAACCCGATCTTCAGGAGGACCGCAAGGGCCCTCCCGTGGCTCAGGCCTTCAAGGACGGCATCCCAGGGCCTGCGGCGATCGGCTTCGCCAAGCGCTGCGGTGTTGACCCCTCACAGCTTGAGCAGCGTGAAACTCCGAAGGGACCTTGCGTCTTCGCAACCGTGCTCACCCCCGGTCAAGCCAGTGTTGAACTGCTCCAGGGGTTGATTCCCCAATGGATTGATGCTCTTCAGGGTCGGCGGTTCATGCGCTGGGGTACTGGAGCCCAGCGCTTCAGCCGCCCCATCCGCTGGCTGCTGGCGCTCAAGGGTTCTGAGCTGATCCCTGTGGTGCTCGATGGTGCTGACCCCGAGGTCCGCAGCGATCGTTTCAGCCGTGCCCACCGTCTCCATGGTGACGAGCCACTCTCCATTGCATCAGCAGAGCAGTTTGCAGACACCCTTGCCGCCGCGGGTGTTGTTGTTGATCGTGCGGAGCGGGCCAAACGGATCCGAACCAGCCTTGACCAGTCGGCTCAGGCCGCCAACGGATCACCCGACTGTCCGGAGTCGCTGTTCGAGGAACTGGTGGACCTGGTTGAAGACCCCCGGATTCTCGAGGGGACCATCGCTGAGCGGTTCCTGCAGCTTCCCCCGGAAGTGATCAGCACGGTGATGCAGGCTCACCAGCGTTATGTGCCGCTGCAGGTGCCTGGTCTGGAGGCAGACCCCCTGCGACTCAATGCTGAGGCTGTGCTTCGTCCCCAATTCCTTTTGGTAGGGAACGGTTTAGCCACTGCATCGTCCATGATCGTTCGCGGCAATGAACGCGTGCTCGGAGCGCGCCTGGCGGATGCCGAATTTTTCCTTGACGTTGACCGGCGGCAGTCCAGCGCTTCACGGCGTGAAGCCCTCGACCGTGTCACCTTTGCCGAAGGGCTGGGCAGTCTGCTGGATCGTTCCGAGCGGATCGAGCGGCTCACGGACCTGCTGTTGAAGCAACTGGGCCTTGATCAGAGCGTGGCGGATGCGGCCCAGCGTGCCGCGCATTTCTGCAAAAATGATCTCGTCAGCCAGATGGTGGGCGAGTTCCCTGAACTTCAGGGCCTGATGGGTGGCAAGTACCTCCTGGAGGAGGGAGAGCCTCGCGATGTCGCCCTCGCAGTGGTAGAGCACTATCTTCCCCGGGGCGCCGGTGATGACTTGCCCGCAACGGCAGCTGGGGCGGTGGTGGCCGTAGCGGAGCGGCTCGAGCTGCTGCTGAGCATCTTCGCCAAGGGAGAGCGACCGACCGGTTCGTCAGACCCCTACGCCCTGCGAAGGGCCGGCAACGGTGTTCTGCAGATTCTCTGGGGGATGGGCTGGCGCCTTGACCTTATGGCTTTCCTTAGCAATGCCGTGGCGGCGTGGGCTGCCCTGTTCCCAGCCTTTGCGGTGGACGCCAGCCAACTGCACAACGATCTCTGCCAGCTGATGCGTCAGCGGATCGTGTCTCAACTGGAAGACGACGGCTATGCGCCGGATCTGGTGCAGGCTGTCGCGGGAGAGGCCGTTTCGAATGCGCGCCTGCTCAGTGATCCTCTTGATGTGAAACAGCGGATTCAGCTGCTGCGCGATCTTCGCGACAGTGGACAGCTGGATGCCGTGCAAGCGGTTGTGCAACGCGCCGCCAAACTGGCAGAGAAGGGTGAACTGGAGCGGGCTCAGCTCGTTGCCAGCGATGTGGTTCAGCCTGAACGGTTTGAGTCGACCAGTGAGCAGGATCTGTTCGCTGCCCTGGAACAGCTGCAACCTCTGGCCCAGCAGCGGTCGTACCAGGCCCTCGCCGATGCGCTCGTGGCCGCCACTCCGGTTCTTCAGGCTTTCTTTGATGGTGACACCAGCGTGATGGTGATGGTGGAGGACGGCGCCTTGCGGCTGAATCGCCTCAACCTGTTGGCCGTTCTGCGCAATCAGGCTTCGGTGTTGGCTGAATTTGAATCGATTCAATCCAAATGA
- the typA gene encoding translational GTPase TypA: MSANNKAIRNIAIIAHVDHGKTTLVDSLLAQSGIFRDNEAVPTCVMDSNDLERERGITILSKNTAVTYNDTRINIVDTPGHADFGGEVERVLGMVDGCLLIVDANEGPMPQTRFVLKKALEQGLRPIVFVNKIDRARVDPETAVDKVLDLFIELGADDDQCDFPYLFGSGLGGFAKPDMKTDSDNMRPLFDAILRHVPPPVGDPEKPLQLQITTLDYSDFLGRIIIGRVHNGKIKQGQSAALIKDDGSVKKGRISKLLGFEGLQRVEIEEASAGDLVAVAGFDDVNIGETIACPDEPTALPLIKVDEPTLQMTFVVNDSPFAGKEGKFVTSRQVRDRLQRELLTNVALRVEDTDSPDRFAVSGRGELHLGILIETMRREGYEFQVSQPQVIYRTIDGTPCEPVETLVMDVPEPAVGSCIEKLGTRKGEMQNMETSADGRTQLEFIVPSRGLIGFRGEFIRATRGEGIMSHSFYEYRPMMGEFDTRRNGVLIAFEEGTATFYALKNAEDRGQFFISPGTKVYKGMIIGEYNRPQDLEINVCKTKQLTNMRSAGAEELDTLQAPVQMTLERALEYIGPDEMLEVTPESIRLRKLPGKKPAKAKR; encoded by the coding sequence ATGAGCGCCAACAACAAGGCGATCCGCAACATCGCGATCATCGCCCACGTTGACCACGGCAAGACGACTCTGGTCGACTCGCTGTTGGCGCAGTCAGGCATTTTCCGCGACAACGAGGCCGTCCCCACGTGCGTGATGGACTCCAACGACCTGGAGCGTGAGCGGGGCATCACGATCCTGTCGAAGAACACGGCGGTCACCTACAACGACACCCGGATCAACATCGTTGACACTCCTGGTCACGCCGACTTCGGCGGTGAAGTGGAGCGGGTGCTGGGAATGGTCGACGGCTGTCTGCTGATCGTGGACGCCAACGAGGGCCCGATGCCCCAGACCCGCTTTGTGCTGAAGAAGGCCCTCGAGCAGGGCTTGCGTCCGATCGTGTTCGTCAACAAGATCGACCGGGCTCGGGTGGATCCCGAGACCGCCGTTGACAAGGTGCTCGATCTGTTCATCGAACTCGGCGCTGACGATGATCAGTGCGATTTCCCCTACCTGTTCGGCAGCGGTCTTGGCGGCTTTGCCAAGCCCGACATGAAGACCGACAGCGACAACATGCGTCCGCTGTTCGACGCCATCCTGCGCCACGTTCCGCCCCCGGTTGGTGATCCTGAGAAGCCTCTCCAGCTGCAAATCACCACCCTTGATTATTCCGACTTCCTCGGCCGGATCATCATCGGCCGTGTTCACAACGGAAAAATCAAGCAGGGTCAGAGTGCTGCTCTGATCAAGGACGATGGCTCCGTTAAGAAGGGCCGCATCAGCAAGCTGCTGGGCTTCGAGGGTCTGCAGCGCGTTGAGATCGAAGAGGCTTCCGCTGGAGACCTGGTGGCCGTGGCCGGCTTTGACGACGTCAACATCGGCGAAACCATCGCCTGCCCGGATGAGCCCACCGCATTGCCATTGATCAAGGTGGATGAACCCACCCTGCAGATGACGTTCGTCGTCAACGATTCCCCGTTTGCAGGCAAGGAAGGCAAGTTCGTCACCAGCCGCCAGGTGCGTGACCGCCTGCAGCGTGAGTTGCTCACCAACGTGGCCCTGCGTGTGGAAGACACCGATTCACCCGACCGATTTGCGGTGAGTGGTCGCGGTGAGCTGCACCTCGGCATCCTGATCGAGACCATGCGCCGTGAGGGCTATGAGTTCCAGGTGTCCCAGCCGCAGGTGATCTACCGCACCATCGATGGCACCCCCTGTGAGCCGGTGGAGACCCTGGTGATGGATGTGCCTGAACCCGCTGTGGGCAGCTGCATCGAAAAACTGGGCACCCGCAAGGGCGAGATGCAGAACATGGAAACCAGTGCTGATGGCCGCACCCAGCTGGAATTCATCGTTCCCTCTCGTGGTCTGATCGGTTTCCGGGGTGAATTCATCCGGGCCACCCGTGGCGAAGGAATCATGAGCCACTCCTTCTATGAATACCGGCCTATGATGGGTGAGTTCGACACCCGCCGGAACGGGGTGTTGATTGCTTTTGAAGAGGGCACGGCCACCTTCTATGCCCTGAAGAACGCCGAGGATCGCGGCCAGTTCTTCATCAGCCCGGGCACCAAGGTTTACAAGGGAATGATCATCGGTGAGTACAACCGGCCCCAGGATCTGGAGATCAACGTCTGCAAGACTAAGCAGCTCACCAACATGCGTTCCGCCGGTGCTGAGGAACTGGACACGCTGCAAGCTCCGGTTCAGATGACGCTGGAGCGAGCACTCGAATACATCGGACCCGATGAGATGCTCGAAGTTACCCCCGAGTCGATTCGTCTTCGCAAACTTCCCGGTAAGAAGCCGGCGAAGGCCAAGCGCTGA